AGGCCAGacagacaaatattttgcttatctACTTATTTGCACTGCCTTGAAAATAGCAATTGtcaaacaaaaagatttaagCATAGCTACATTTTATCAGTGTTACATATAAACAAAGAATAACAATTGCCCTAAAAAGTATATATACAAAGCATATATTAAAACAGTAATGATTAACTACAATAATTCCTTCTAATTCATCTTTactttttcaaaacagcaataCAATTCAAAcccaaaatgttatttttcgTTTCCTAGACAAATGACTACTATGCATTATTACTCACATTAATattgctcagaaaaatataGTCACACAAATGTACAGTGCTAAATACATCACTGAACTATTCTCttatataatttattcttctaTCTCTTTATTAGCAAACTAAGATTTATGAAGTGAAGAGCAGGAAAGGCTTCCCCCCCTTGATTTATCACCTTGTGTAACAATTTGTCATTCCAACTTACTTGCATTCTATGACTTATTGGCTTTAAGATTAAATTTTGGAACATAAATAGATCAAATTAATAGATGTTCTGTTCATGGAGAAAGAGATTCCAAACTATTCTGTTCCAAAATTATCACTGAATTGTACTAAACAGTAATGTGACTATTAAAAATTGTATAGAATGTATGTATAAGAACAAACTCTAAATAttgaagttgaaaaaaaaatcagaagacatGGTCCCTcgtgcttttgtttgtttttgaaagcaaatacatttaaagatacatacttttgtttttaactgcatCAATTCCAAGTTCATTGTTTCAGCTTTATTCTTGAGGTAGTGGTTCTGAGAAGCCACAGATGCATTTTGCTCACGAAGATCATTCAGCTTCTCCCTAAGACgttcattttcttccacagattTATCATAAGTTATAGGTGTCAATTCAGACtagacataaaaaaatatatatatttatctctACATATATGTGCATATTGCAGGAATGTATACTCCATTGGAATATCTGCTgaacaaatatatgtatatcataTTATGTTTAAAGAGTGCTCTGTGATACAGCTACTCGAGGATAAAGTGTATGGAAGTTCTAAGAGCAAGAAAATCTCATAATCAtagaacataaaacaaacaaaagcagtaaaaaaCTTATCAAGTGCAATATttacttcagattttctttgaaaatcctgGCAAGATGTTCTACCAGCAATCTTCTTGCAGTTGGAAGAGCACTGATGGTTGCAATTAGGCTGAACAAGGTCCTCCAGGGTGAGGTTTGCAGTTTCATCAAAGCAGTTGTCAGAATATTCACTTGTGCTAGTGGCAAGAGGGAGAGTAAGAAGTTGTTACCCcacttttctttattattttcaagttgCTCATAAAGAGTACTCAAGATCAAAGCACTAAAGTAACTACTTGCAGTAATCCGCTACACTCAGTAAAACATATTTACACTGCAAGTGACAGACCACTCTCATTGCCAAACACACTTGTACCTGGAAAGCTCTTCCCCTAGACTTTGTAGACTTTTTTCAGTTCTCCTCAGCTGATCTCGTAACGACTGCACATTTGCAACCAGCTCTTCATCAGCACTTTCAGAACGAGTCCACGCGGCACACTCCATTGGCACCACACTTGGCTAAGATATTAAAACACCATTAAACGTATGTGAATGCTActtgaaaagatgttttctagttttaaagataattaaatttaaaaaataaaaaaaaatatttctaaatgtaaACGCACATTTCACACGTCACCTCCTCCTACGTTCACTAGATAAACATCACTCTGTACAAACGCAATGTTTAACTTATAGacctattaaagaaaaaatgcccTGTATCTACTCATGAAGCTTCGTGAATTCCTGCTGAGGAaacctgcagagcagctgctgcgggcagCGCGGTGACGGCCAGGCGTGACAGGAGGAGCCCGGGCACTGCCCCGCCGCCGCTGACCAACGGCTGGGAGAGCCCCGTGCCCGCTGCAGCTCGCCGCCTGCCGCGGTGATTCTTGAAAAGCAGTTCCGATCTCCTCTATAAAGGGCTGCGCGCAGCTCCTGAGGTAAGGAAAGCGTACCCGCGGGCGGCGGGAGACCCCCCGGAGGACGTCCGTCCGTGTGTCCGTCCGTCCGCCCGCCTGCGCGCTCCCCTCAGCCGCTTCGAGCCGCGCGGGCCGTTAGCACCCGCCCCCCGCAGGGCGCACGCGCCGCgctcttccccctcctctcctctcctctcctctccccccgcccctcGCCGCCGGGAGCCCCCACGGCGCCTGCGTCAGCGCCGCCGCCCGGGAGCGGGCGGCGCGGTGCATTGTGGGCGGGCGGGGGTGCCGGCAGCCGCCATGGGGCCGCGGgcggtgctgctggtgctggcggCGGGGTGCGCCGCGCTGGGCGCCGCCGAGTTCAGCCCGTCCCTGGACAGCGACTTCACCTTCACGCTCCCCGCCGGCCGCAGGGAGTGCTTCTACCAGCCCATGCGCAAGGACGCCTCGCTGGAGCTCGAGTACCAGGTCGGGGGCGGCGGGACGGGGTGGCGCGGCACGGGGACGGCGGGGGACGAGGCTCTGGGGCTGTGCCGGGGCTCCCAGCTGCCGTCCTCTAAAACGGGAAAAAAGCAGGAATTGGGCTTCTGCGGCCGTGTGGAGCGGCAGCCTGAAAGCGTGAGCGGAACTGCTGCGCAGCGCCCGCCCTGCTCGTGCTGAGCGCCTTCATCGCCCTGAGGAGGTGTCCGAAGGCAGCCTGGTGTAACGGGGCTCCTCGGCCCCCTGCTCCTCGTTTTCCTCTTTCCcaattaaaatgcaaagctgATAATCCCGCttgttttctaattatttttgttccaagcagaactgaaaaagaatcaaaatctGAGGTGTTCAAGCTTTTTTTACGGTCTTGTCTAACCAAAAcgagcttaaaataaaattctactTTAAAGCGTCAATGCAAAATAATCATAGCAGACCTTTAATGTTTattacagagaaaacagatgtaTTTAACGGGAAACTTATTTCTACTCAAGCATAAATTTCTTCTGCTACTATTAAAAGTAGTGATTCATCTTTCTAATTGAAATACTATCCTGAATTTCTAATGGCCAAAGCCTAGGGTCTTTGAGGTGGAGGCAAGCTGTTCTCCGGTGACATCATGCAGTAAATGCTATGCTGATAGGAAGCCTTCTTCCCATATGTTTAGGTTGTATTATAGTCCTAAAGGTGTATCACTATGTatggttttccttctctcaaaTGTTAGTGATTCGTCTTCCcagccttttcctctttttggtAAGTCTCCAGCATCACTTCCAGTTGGTGTAAACTTTGCCCTCAATTTCACCAGGACTGCTGTGCTCAAGTAGCTCTCTGGAAAGCAAAGATGGAACTGAGTAATGTCATAAAAATAATGCCACTCTGCACCCGTAGCCCCCCACGCAGTCACTACCTCCCTACAGTAAAGTCTCCAACGCAATGGATGTGGTCACCCAACTGTAGCCATGTCGTAGTtaaagcagcacagctttgtAATACTGTATATGTTTACTATGAGCCTAGAAACTAAATGCCTTCCATCCCTTCTACTTTGGGGAAATAAGAATGCCCCAGGAGAGCTTAGACCTTAAATCTGCATTAAAAGGTGAGAAGTTCTGTGGCACACCTTTAATTGGTGTAACAAGTCCAGTCCTGCCTTCTATGCTGTTAATTCACCCAACAAGGAGATCATAGGGATGATGCTGCATAGATTGTGTTCTTACGCAAATATGTACGGGTATACACATAACCTGTGTTGTGAAATTTCTTTGCAACCAGAGGACGAATACTGGTATTTGTTCATCAATGATGCGTCATAGAAATGCCAGGTTTAGCTGTCTGCTGGTACTGCAAGGCTGCCTAACCCTGTTCCGTGATGAAATTGTATGTGTTCTTAAAAACATTATGGAAATGTTCAATATAAGCCCAGGCTTGCATAATTAGATCATACTTAGTTTAAGATTTGGAATGGTTAAAATGCTCTTGGGTTGAACCAGTTTCTAATCTGTTTCAAATTAACTTGGTATGAACTCAGACAGGTTCAGATTTCAGTTCTTTCTGTGTTCCCCTACCTAAGTGTTACCTTCATCAACGTAACCACAAATTGCACTGGTtggaggatttttgtttgtttcacaggtTCTAGATGGAGCAGGATTAGATGTCGATTTTCATCTACTCTCCCCAAAAGGTGAAACTTTAGTTTTtgatgaaagaaaatcagatggAGTTCATACGTaagtttaaaatctttgaaGTGTTacataaagcatttttctgatttctttagCAAATACATCTAAAATGAAGgctgattactttttttttaattattttttagtattataAAAGACTTTGTATTAGGACAGTTTGAGAATACCAGCTATATGTTTATAAACATCTCTTTTCATATGCATCTTGCCATGAAGTGAagtatacttttattttaatagtaacAGCTAATGGTCagtgaacaaaaataattagtgTGGAGTTGAAAAAAGCCTTTACATGTAATAATAAAAGATCTTTTTAGGCATATAAACATCAAAACTCAAAAGGACCCTCCTTCTCCAATCCTTTTATCAAGATCATTAAGATTAATCACTGGTATTTTACTGTAGTGTACAAGAATTCTACTCATAATATAGCTTTTTCTTAATCATTAACAATGATTCAGaattcaaatgaaattaaactaaGTTGTTATCTTCATGATTTTGGTCAGCCTTTGATCAGCGGAATGGTTTTGCTATGACTAACCAATCTGTAATGTATtcttaattttatataaaaagcttactcattttttttcctaaatgcatGTTTGTCTTTCTTTAAGAAAGGTCACTTATAGAACTTGCTCTTTGAGAACCATCACAGAAAGTGTAGCTAATTTAATGATGTGCTTATATACACAGGGTGGAAACAGAAGATGGGGATTATATGTTCTGCTTTGACAACACATTCAGTACCATTTCTGAAAAGGTGATTTTCTTTGAACTGATCCTGGACAATATGGGAGAAGAAGGTCAAGATCAAGAGGACTGGAAGAAGTATGTTACAGGCACAGATCTTCTAGATATGAAACTGGAAGACATTCTGGTTAGTATTTGATATTTAATACTTCTGAATGTaagaatatttggaaaaaatatgtacTGCCATTCAGTCTTGGTCTGTCACGTCATTCTGGAAACTCTTCCAgtcccatattttttttctactgataCATGAAGCCTAGCAGCATGAATCTCACACTTCCACACAGAAACTTAAGAATATTTTTGGAATAGACCCCTAATCATCAAGAAAAAACTGTGTAGCCATTAAAGTCATTCCTTCTCCCATTCAGCTTCCTTTCTTCCTATTGCTAAAATTGGACATTTTTCCCTTGTAGcaattaaatgaatatttataccattaaaatattacttaatCCCAATGATGTTGTTAGAATCTGTATAGTTTTTTATCATATGTTTGAGAAGTACTGGT
The sequence above is drawn from the Anas acuta chromosome 8, bAnaAcu1.1, whole genome shotgun sequence genome and encodes:
- the TMED5 gene encoding transmembrane emp24 domain-containing protein 5; amino-acid sequence: MGPRAVLLVLAAGCAALGAAEFSPSLDSDFTFTLPAGRRECFYQPMRKDASLELEYQVLDGAGLDVDFHLLSPKGETLVFDERKSDGVHTVETEDGDYMFCFDNTFSTISEKVIFFELILDNMGEEGQDQEDWKKYVTGTDLLDMKLEDILESINSVKARLSKSVQIQTLLRAFEARDRNIQESNFDRVNFWSMVNLGVMVVVSAVQVYMLKNLFEDKRKSRT